Proteins co-encoded in one Microbacterium hydrocarbonoxydans genomic window:
- a CDS encoding mannose-1-phosphate guanylyltransferase: protein MNQPIQDFYAVIPAGGIGSRLWPLSRADAPKFLHDLTGSGHSLLRDTWDRLEPLAGADRIAVVTGRAHRAAVEAELPGIPDLNVFLESEPRESAAAIGLAAAILHRRDPDVIIGSFSADHVIRSTRVFEFAVRDAVEVAREGYICTIGISPTEPAVGFGYIKKGPELVVEGAREAALVESFVEKPDLETATAYLASRDYLWNAGMFIAKASVLLDELAANEPALHAGLIELAEAWDDRERRGPAVDRIWPGLKKIAIDYAVAEPAARRGRLAVVPGHFDWDDVGDFASLTKLINNGRKNDLAVLGPKARVLSDAASGILVSQTSRVISLVGVKDIVVVDTPDALLVTTVEHAQRVKGVVESLKLTGRGDVL from the coding sequence GTGAACCAACCGATCCAGGACTTCTACGCAGTGATCCCCGCCGGCGGAATCGGCAGCAGACTTTGGCCGCTCTCGCGTGCGGACGCACCGAAGTTCCTGCACGACCTCACCGGGTCGGGCCATTCCCTGCTCCGCGACACCTGGGACCGGCTGGAACCGCTCGCGGGTGCCGATCGCATCGCCGTCGTGACCGGTCGCGCCCACCGCGCAGCCGTCGAGGCGGAGCTTCCCGGAATACCGGATCTCAATGTGTTCCTCGAATCGGAGCCGCGCGAGTCGGCGGCAGCCATCGGCCTCGCCGCTGCGATCCTTCATCGTCGCGATCCCGACGTCATCATCGGCTCGTTCAGCGCCGACCACGTCATCCGCAGCACGAGGGTCTTCGAGTTCGCGGTGCGCGACGCGGTCGAGGTGGCGCGCGAAGGCTACATCTGCACGATCGGCATCTCGCCGACCGAGCCGGCGGTCGGGTTCGGCTACATCAAGAAGGGCCCCGAGCTGGTGGTGGAGGGCGCGCGGGAGGCCGCACTCGTGGAGAGCTTCGTCGAGAAGCCCGACCTCGAGACGGCCACCGCCTATCTCGCGAGTCGCGACTACCTGTGGAATGCGGGCATGTTCATCGCCAAGGCGAGCGTGCTGCTCGACGAGCTGGCCGCGAACGAGCCCGCCCTGCACGCAGGGCTCATCGAGCTCGCCGAGGCATGGGACGACCGTGAGCGCCGTGGTCCGGCGGTCGACCGCATCTGGCCGGGACTCAAGAAGATCGCGATCGACTACGCCGTGGCCGAGCCCGCGGCACGACGCGGACGCCTCGCGGTCGTTCCCGGACACTTCGACTGGGACGACGTGGGGGACTTCGCCTCGCTCACCAAGCTCATCAACAACGGTCGCAAGAACGACCTCGCCGTGCTCGGTCCGAAGGCCCGCGTGCTCAGCGATGCGGCGAGCGGCATCCTCGTCAGTCAGACCTCGCGGGTGATCAGCCTGGTCGGCGTGAAGGACATCGTGGTGGTCGACACCCCGGATGCTCTGCTGGTCACGACCGTCGAGCATGCGCAGCGTGTGAAGGGCGTGGTCGAGTCGCTCAAGCTGACCGGTCGCGGCGACGTGCTCTGA
- the sdhC gene encoding succinate dehydrogenase, cytochrome b556 subunit, protein MSTSARLTPSISETTSKTPRGTLYRGREGMWSWVLHRITGVAIFFFLLVHVLDTALIRVSPEAYNAVIGTYKNPVMAIGEVVLVAGIVFHAMNGLRIIAVDFWSKGAKYQRQLFWGVLLVWGIIMAGFVPRHLMLAFAGFGGGH, encoded by the coding sequence GTGTCCACAAGCGCTCGCTTGACACCGTCGATTTCGGAAACCACTTCCAAGACACCGCGCGGCACCCTCTACCGGGGTCGTGAAGGCATGTGGTCGTGGGTGCTTCACCGCATCACCGGAGTCGCCATCTTCTTCTTCCTGTTGGTGCATGTGCTCGACACTGCACTCATCAGGGTGTCGCCCGAGGCCTACAACGCGGTCATCGGCACCTACAAGAACCCGGTCATGGCGATCGGCGAGGTCGTGCTCGTCGCCGGCATCGTGTTCCACGCCATGAACGGTCTGCGCATCATCGCGGTCGACTTCTGGTCCAAGGGCGCGAAGTACCAACGACAGCTCTTCTGGGGCGTGCTGCTGGTCTGGGGCATCATCATGGCGGGCTTCGTGCCTCGCCACCTGATGCTCGCGTTCGCCGGCTTCGGAGGAGGACACTGA
- a CDS encoding succinate dehydrogenase hydrophobic membrane anchor subunit, whose amino-acid sequence MTAQTVSAPTRARRGVNLEKWGWLFMRGSGVVLVVLIFGHLFINLMVGEGIHALDFAFIAGKFATPFWQWWDVIMLWLALIHGANGMRTIVNDYVTNNTARKALIWALGLAAALLILLGTLVVFTFDPCLGVTESSTLWDSCQALGQ is encoded by the coding sequence ATGACCGCTCAGACCGTCTCCGCCCCCACCCGCGCTCGTCGCGGAGTGAACCTCGAGAAGTGGGGCTGGCTGTTCATGCGCGGCTCCGGCGTCGTGCTCGTGGTGCTGATCTTCGGACACCTGTTCATCAACCTCATGGTGGGTGAGGGCATCCACGCCCTGGACTTCGCGTTCATCGCGGGCAAGTTCGCCACGCCGTTCTGGCAGTGGTGGGACGTCATCATGCTGTGGCTGGCGCTGATCCACGGCGCCAACGGCATGCGCACGATCGTGAACGACTACGTCACGAACAACACCGCGCGCAAGGCGCTCATCTGGGCGCTGGGTCTCGCTGCGGCTCTGCTCATCCTCCTCGGCACGCTGGTCGTCTTCACGTTCGACCCGTGCCTCGGAGTGACCGAGTCGAGCACGCTGTGGGATTCCTGCCAGGCGCTGGGCCAGTAG
- the sdhA gene encoding succinate dehydrogenase flavoprotein subunit codes for MTTETQDSVVRDGVHYHQFDIVIVGAGGAGMRAAIEAGSGAKTAVISKLYPTRSHTGAAQGGMAAALANVEEDSWEWHTFDTVKGGDYLVDQDAAEILAKEAIDAVIDLENMGLPFNRTPEGKIDQRRFGGHTAEHGKTPVRRACYAADRTGHMILQTLFQNCVKLGINFFNEFYVLDLLTVKDAEGKTQVSGVVAYDLSTGELHVFQAKAVIFATGGFGKIFKTTSNAHTLTGDGVGIVWRKGLPLEDLEFFQFHPTGLAGLGILLTEGARGEGAILRNASGERFMERYAPTIKDLAPRDIVARCMVQEVAEGRGAGPHKDYVLLDCTHLGAEVLETKLPDITEFARTYLGVDPVVEPVPVMPTAHYAMGGIPTNNAAEVLADNDTVVPGLYAAGECACVSVHGANRLGTNSLLDINVFGKRAGRNAVEYVKTAEFVPLPENPAAFVSDMLEGLRNNQGTERIAVLRKELQDEMDKGAQVFRTHESLEHVLGVIAGLRDRYMNVHVDDKGKRFNTDLLEAVELGFLLDIAEVVVYAAQNREESRGGHMRDDFPTRNDEKYMKHTMAYLTGDPHSSTPSDHIKLDWKPVVFTKNEQGELNYPPMERKY; via the coding sequence GTGACTACCGAGACCCAGGATTCCGTCGTCCGCGACGGTGTGCACTACCACCAGTTCGACATCGTCATCGTGGGCGCCGGCGGCGCCGGCATGCGAGCGGCCATCGAAGCCGGCTCAGGCGCCAAGACGGCCGTCATCTCCAAGCTCTACCCCACGCGCTCGCACACCGGTGCGGCGCAGGGCGGCATGGCGGCGGCCCTCGCGAACGTCGAGGAGGACAGCTGGGAGTGGCACACCTTCGACACGGTCAAGGGTGGCGACTACCTGGTCGACCAGGATGCTGCAGAGATCCTCGCGAAGGAGGCGATCGACGCGGTCATCGACCTCGAGAACATGGGTCTGCCGTTCAACCGCACGCCCGAGGGCAAGATCGACCAGCGTCGTTTCGGCGGCCACACCGCCGAGCACGGCAAGACCCCGGTGCGTCGCGCCTGCTACGCCGCCGACCGCACCGGTCACATGATCCTGCAGACCCTGTTCCAGAACTGCGTCAAGCTCGGGATCAACTTCTTCAACGAGTTCTACGTGCTCGATCTGCTGACGGTGAAGGATGCCGAGGGCAAGACGCAGGTCTCCGGTGTCGTCGCGTACGACCTCTCGACCGGCGAGCTGCACGTCTTCCAGGCCAAGGCCGTGATCTTCGCGACCGGTGGTTTCGGCAAGATCTTCAAGACCACCTCGAACGCCCACACCCTCACGGGTGACGGCGTGGGCATCGTCTGGCGCAAGGGCCTCCCCCTCGAAGACCTCGAGTTCTTCCAGTTCCACCCCACCGGCCTCGCCGGTCTCGGCATCCTCCTCACCGAGGGCGCACGAGGAGAGGGCGCGATCCTGCGCAACGCCTCGGGCGAGCGCTTCATGGAGCGCTACGCCCCGACCATCAAGGACCTCGCCCCGCGTGACATCGTCGCGCGCTGCATGGTGCAGGAGGTGGCCGAGGGCCGCGGCGCCGGCCCCCACAAGGACTACGTGCTGCTGGACTGCACGCACCTGGGCGCCGAGGTGCTCGAGACCAAGCTTCCCGACATCACCGAGTTCGCCCGCACCTACCTGGGCGTCGACCCGGTCGTCGAGCCGGTGCCGGTCATGCCGACCGCGCACTACGCGATGGGCGGCATCCCGACGAACAACGCCGCCGAGGTCCTCGCCGACAACGACACGGTCGTGCCCGGCCTCTACGCAGCCGGCGAATGCGCGTGCGTCTCGGTGCACGGCGCGAACCGCCTCGGCACGAACTCGCTGCTCGACATCAACGTGTTCGGCAAGCGCGCAGGACGCAACGCTGTCGAGTACGTCAAGACGGCTGAGTTCGTTCCCCTGCCCGAGAACCCCGCGGCGTTCGTCTCGGACATGCTCGAGGGACTGCGCAACAATCAGGGCACCGAGCGCATCGCCGTGCTCCGTAAGGAGCTGCAGGACGAGATGGACAAGGGAGCGCAGGTCTTCCGCACGCACGAATCGCTCGAGCACGTGCTCGGAGTGATCGCCGGACTCCGCGATCGGTACATGAACGTGCACGTCGACGACAAGGGCAAGCGGTTCAACACCGATCTGCTCGAGGCCGTCGAGCTGGGCTTCCTGCTCGACATCGCCGAGGTCGTCGTCTACGCCGCGCAGAACCGCGAAGAGAGCCGTGGCGGACACATGCGCGACGACTTCCCCACGCGCAACGATGAGAAGTACATGAAGCACACCATGGCGTACCTCACCGGCGACCCGCACTCCTCCACTCCGAGCGACCACATCAAGCTCGACTGGAAGCCCGTCGTCTTCACGAAGAACGAGCAGGGCGAACTGAACTACCCGCCGATGGAGAGGAAGTACTGA
- a CDS encoding succinate dehydrogenase iron-sulfur subunit, translating into MSNAIAEAPADTTEEAAIQSFIVTFNIRRFDPEVDAEPHWVDYDVELYSTDRVLDALHKIKWEVDGSLTFRRSCAHGICGSDAMRINGRNRLACKTLIKDLDISKPIYVEAIKGLPLEKDLVVDMEPFFASYREVQPFLVASSVPEKGKERVQSIADREIFDDTTKCILCAACTSSCPVFWTDGQYFGPAAIVNAHRFIFDSRDDNAEVRLDILNDKEGVWRCRTTFNCSEACPRGIEVTKAIAEVKQAVLRGRP; encoded by the coding sequence ATGTCGAACGCCATCGCCGAAGCACCCGCCGACACGACCGAAGAGGCTGCGATCCAGTCGTTCATCGTGACGTTCAACATCCGCCGCTTCGACCCCGAGGTCGACGCCGAGCCGCACTGGGTCGACTACGACGTGGAGCTGTACTCGACGGACCGCGTGCTCGATGCGCTGCACAAGATCAAGTGGGAGGTCGACGGCTCGCTCACCTTCCGCCGCTCGTGCGCCCACGGCATCTGCGGTTCCGACGCCATGCGCATCAACGGCCGCAACCGCCTCGCCTGCAAGACGCTGATCAAGGACCTCGACATCTCGAAGCCGATCTACGTCGAGGCCATCAAGGGCCTGCCGCTCGAGAAGGACCTCGTCGTCGACATGGAGCCCTTCTTCGCGTCGTACCGCGAGGTGCAGCCGTTCCTCGTCGCGAGCTCGGTGCCGGAGAAGGGCAAGGAGCGCGTCCAGTCGATCGCCGACCGCGAGATCTTCGACGACACCACCAAGTGCATCCTGTGCGCCGCGTGCACCTCGTCGTGCCCGGTGTTCTGGACCGACGGCCAGTACTTCGGACCGGCCGCGATCGTCAACGCGCACCGCTTCATCTTCGACTCCCGTGACGACAACGCCGAGGTTCGCCTCGACATCCTCAACGACAAGGAAGGCGTGTGGCGCTGCCGCACCACCTTCAACTGCTCTGAGGCATGCCCCCGCGGCATCGAGGTCACGAAGGCCATCGCCGAGGTCAAGCAGGCCGTGCTGCGCGGACGTCCCTGA
- a CDS encoding YihY/virulence factor BrkB family protein produces the protein MSEPDAVPEPGRLDAAVERATVLTQRTLALFPVRVWRHFLQHNGFLLAAGVSYQALFAIFAAIYVAFAIAGLWLGGSTEAVDAMIDLINSYIPNLIQDEGGVFTRQQVQEIAAGTAGVLSVTGLIAFGTVIWTAIGWVTFSRRATRDIFGLPPDRRSYIILKARDLLAALLFGASLIAGSLLSSASAVALSWILDLLGWESALDGLTSIRIGTVLVSFALLSAALAAMVRFLTGTSLHWGTIWPGAILGGAAMTVLQFGAGFLLSYTPTNPLLATFAIFIGLLLWFRVNGVVMLVASSWIAVAAQDRDLPLQPQTEAERRVAEHETLVQAARIRLRDAQAARDSARWYRMLLAQRAVHAAEAELAHLEATAPPPPETMSPLTQRLLSDLQRSSRDVGGPR, from the coding sequence GTGTCCGAACCCGATGCCGTCCCCGAGCCCGGCCGCCTGGATGCGGCCGTGGAGCGCGCGACGGTTCTCACCCAGCGCACACTCGCCCTGTTCCCGGTGCGGGTGTGGCGCCACTTCCTTCAGCACAACGGCTTCCTGCTCGCGGCGGGCGTGAGCTATCAGGCGCTGTTCGCGATCTTCGCCGCGATCTACGTGGCCTTCGCCATTGCCGGGCTGTGGCTCGGCGGCAGCACCGAAGCGGTCGACGCGATGATCGACCTCATCAACAGTTACATCCCGAATCTGATCCAGGATGAGGGCGGGGTCTTCACGCGTCAGCAGGTGCAGGAGATCGCCGCGGGCACCGCGGGCGTGCTCAGCGTGACCGGCCTGATCGCGTTCGGAACGGTGATCTGGACGGCCATCGGATGGGTGACGTTCTCGCGACGCGCCACTCGGGATATCTTCGGGCTTCCCCCCGACCGCCGCAGCTACATCATCCTGAAGGCGCGGGACCTGCTGGCCGCGCTGCTCTTCGGGGCGTCGCTGATCGCCGGCTCCCTGCTCAGCTCGGCCAGTGCGGTCGCGCTGAGCTGGATCCTCGACCTGCTGGGTTGGGAATCGGCTCTCGACGGCCTGACCAGCATCCGCATCGGCACGGTGCTGGTCTCGTTCGCACTGTTGTCGGCGGCGCTCGCGGCGATGGTCCGCTTCCTCACGGGCACGTCGCTGCACTGGGGCACCATCTGGCCCGGGGCGATCCTGGGCGGAGCCGCGATGACCGTGCTCCAGTTCGGAGCGGGCTTCCTGCTGAGCTACACCCCGACCAACCCCCTGCTGGCCACCTTCGCGATCTTCATCGGCCTCCTGCTCTGGTTCCGCGTGAACGGCGTCGTGATGCTCGTGGCCTCGTCGTGGATCGCCGTCGCGGCGCAGGACCGCGACCTCCCCCTGCAACCGCAGACCGAGGCCGAGCGCCGCGTGGCCGAGCACGAGACCCTGGTGCAGGCTGCGCGCATCCGTCTGCGCGACGCTCAGGCCGCTCGCGACTCCGCCCGCTGGTACCGCATGTTGCTCGCCCAGCGTGCCGTGCACGCGGCCGAGGCCGAGCTCGCACACCTCGAGGCGACCGCTCCCCCGCCGCCTGAGACCATGTCGCCGCTCACGCAGCGGCTGCTGTCGGATCTGCAGCGCTCGTCTCGGGATGTCGGCGGCCCTCGTTAG
- a CDS encoding exodeoxyribonuclease III has product MPHLRIASVNVNGIRAAARNGMSTWLDAADVDILTLQEVRGQDEHLEAALPGWTFVHDEATAKGRAGVAIASRIPALVSRTDFGPEEFDSKGRWIEADFVIGDRALTVVSAYVHSGEADTPKQDEKWKFLDAFEARLAELGSDSASLALVTGDLNVGHRELDIKNWRGNRKKAGFLPRERAYFDRFLGARDETIEGVDGSSGTGLGWVDVGRAFHGEVEGPYTWWSMRGKAFDNDSGWRIDYHLATPALAERATAYHVARAAAYDQRWSDHAPVVVDYTY; this is encoded by the coding sequence ATGCCCCATCTGCGTATCGCCTCGGTCAACGTCAACGGAATCCGAGCGGCGGCTCGCAACGGCATGAGCACCTGGCTCGACGCCGCGGATGTCGACATCCTGACGCTGCAGGAGGTTCGCGGCCAGGACGAGCACCTCGAGGCCGCGCTTCCGGGGTGGACGTTCGTGCACGATGAGGCCACGGCCAAGGGGCGCGCGGGTGTCGCCATCGCCAGCCGCATCCCGGCGCTCGTCTCGCGCACCGATTTCGGCCCCGAAGAATTCGATTCGAAGGGTCGCTGGATCGAAGCCGACTTCGTGATCGGCGATCGTGCGCTCACAGTGGTCAGCGCATACGTGCACAGCGGCGAGGCCGACACTCCGAAACAGGACGAGAAGTGGAAGTTCCTCGATGCGTTCGAGGCCCGCCTCGCCGAGCTCGGCAGCGACAGCGCATCCCTGGCCCTGGTCACCGGAGATCTCAACGTCGGCCACCGCGAGCTCGACATCAAGAACTGGCGAGGCAACCGCAAGAAGGCGGGCTTCCTGCCGCGAGAGCGCGCGTACTTCGACCGCTTCCTCGGTGCCCGCGACGAGACGATCGAGGGGGTCGACGGCTCCTCCGGCACGGGTCTGGGCTGGGTCGATGTGGGACGCGCCTTCCACGGCGAGGTCGAGGGCCCGTACACCTGGTGGTCGATGCGCGGGAAGGCGTTCGACAATGACTCCGGGTGGCGCATCGACTACCACCTCGCCACACCGGCACTCGCAGAACGCGCCACCGCGTACCACGTGGCACGCGCCGCCGCGTACGACCAGAGGTGGAGTGACCACGCACCCGTCGTCGTCGACTACACGTACTGA
- the trpS gene encoding tryptophan--tRNA ligase: protein MKPRLYSGMQPSADSLQIGNYIGALLQWRELQSSYDAYFSVVDLHALTVAQDPAELREKTRRTAAQYIAAGIEPSLSTLYVQSHVRAHAELAWILSTITGFGEAGRMTQFKDKSARYGADATSVGLFTYPVLMAADILLYQTDVVPVGDDQKQHVELTRDLAERFNSRFGETFVVPRPVIQKDTARIYDLQNPTSKMSKSAESDAGVLWMLDDPAKSAKKIMRAVTDNEGSVRFDRESKPGVSNLLTIYAALTGRQIGAIEDEYAGRGYGDFKKGLAEVVVAEFEPVRSRALELLDDPAELDRILAANAGRADEVADATLAAVYDRVGLLRRV from the coding sequence ATGAAACCACGCCTCTACTCAGGAATGCAGCCCTCCGCCGACTCTCTGCAGATCGGCAACTACATCGGTGCGCTCCTGCAGTGGCGTGAGCTGCAGAGCTCGTACGACGCGTACTTCTCGGTCGTCGATCTCCATGCGCTGACGGTCGCCCAGGATCCGGCAGAGCTGCGCGAGAAGACCCGTCGCACCGCCGCGCAGTACATCGCCGCGGGCATCGAGCCGTCGCTGTCGACGCTGTACGTGCAGTCGCACGTGCGAGCGCACGCCGAGCTCGCCTGGATCCTGTCGACCATCACGGGCTTCGGCGAGGCCGGCCGCATGACGCAGTTCAAAGACAAGTCGGCCCGCTACGGTGCCGACGCCACGAGCGTGGGCCTGTTCACGTATCCGGTGCTCATGGCGGCAGACATCCTTCTGTATCAGACCGATGTCGTCCCGGTGGGCGACGACCAGAAGCAGCACGTCGAGCTGACCCGCGACCTGGCGGAACGGTTCAACTCGCGATTCGGTGAGACGTTCGTCGTGCCGCGACCGGTGATCCAGAAGGACACCGCCCGCATCTACGACCTGCAGAACCCCACGTCGAAGATGTCGAAGTCGGCTGAGAGCGACGCAGGTGTTCTGTGGATGCTCGACGATCCGGCCAAGTCGGCCAAGAAGATCATGCGCGCGGTGACCGACAACGAGGGCTCGGTGCGCTTCGACCGTGAGAGCAAGCCCGGAGTCTCCAACCTCCTGACGATCTATGCGGCCCTGACCGGCCGCCAGATCGGCGCGATCGAAGACGAGTACGCCGGCCGCGGCTACGGAGATTTCAAGAAGGGTCTCGCAGAGGTGGTCGTGGCTGAATTCGAGCCGGTCCGCTCTCGCGCCCTCGAGCTCCTCGACGACCCCGCCGAGCTCGACCGCATCCTCGCGGCCAACGCGGGCCGGGCCGATGAGGTCGCGGACGCGACCCTCGCCGCCGTGTACGACCGCGTGGGCCTGCTGCGGCGCGTCTGA
- the pth gene encoding aminoacyl-tRNA hydrolase, which translates to MASTWLVVGLGNPGPRYEATRHNVGQMVIDELAARRSETFREHKGGARVIETWLRPGGDKLVLAKPNTFMNVSGTPVAALARFYSVPAERIIVVHDELDIPFDTVKLKVGGGHGGHNGVRDIARAIATPEFPRVRVGIGRPIGRQDPADWVLSPFGKDERANLPILVSDAADAVELLVDEGLLAAQQKHHAPR; encoded by the coding sequence ATGGCATCCACCTGGCTGGTGGTGGGGCTCGGCAATCCCGGCCCGCGATACGAGGCCACGAGGCACAACGTCGGTCAGATGGTGATCGATGAACTCGCCGCACGGCGTTCCGAGACATTCCGCGAGCACAAGGGCGGCGCGCGTGTCATCGAGACCTGGCTCCGGCCCGGGGGCGACAAGCTGGTGCTGGCCAAGCCGAACACGTTCATGAACGTCTCCGGAACCCCGGTGGCAGCGCTCGCGCGGTTCTACTCGGTTCCCGCCGAGCGCATCATCGTCGTTCACGACGAGCTCGACATCCCGTTCGACACCGTCAAGCTCAAGGTCGGCGGCGGTCACGGCGGGCACAACGGCGTGCGCGACATCGCGAGAGCGATCGCCACCCCGGAGTTCCCCCGCGTGCGTGTCGGCATCGGCCGGCCCATCGGTCGCCAGGACCCTGCCGATTGGGTGCTCTCACCGTTCGGCAAGGACGAACGCGCCAACCTGCCGATCCTCGTCTCGGATGCCGCTGATGCCGTCGAACTGCTCGTCGACGAGGGCTTGCTGGCGGCTCAGCAGAAGCACCACGCGCCGCGCTGA
- a CDS encoding 50S ribosomal protein L25/general stress protein Ctc, which produces MSEDTKVQAEIRENFGKGFARRLRAAGKIPAVLYGHGTDPVHVALPGHQVSLIIRRANALLELDIEGKNHLALVKDVQKDPVHQIIEHIDLLVVKKGEKVTIDVPVIVTGESAPGTIVNQDANTLSIEAEATHLPQNVEVSVEGLEDGAHITAADVALPKGSSLLSDPETLVVAISIPAEESLESDEAADAGAEASAEEAAAE; this is translated from the coding sequence ATGTCTGAAGACACCAAGGTCCAGGCCGAGATTCGCGAGAACTTCGGCAAGGGCTTCGCTCGCCGCCTCCGCGCTGCAGGCAAGATCCCCGCCGTCCTGTACGGTCACGGCACCGACCCGGTGCACGTCGCGCTGCCGGGCCACCAGGTCTCGCTCATCATCCGTCGTGCGAACGCCCTGCTCGAGCTCGACATCGAGGGCAAGAACCACCTCGCCCTGGTCAAGGATGTCCAGAAGGACCCCGTGCACCAGATCATCGAGCACATCGACCTGCTCGTCGTGAAGAAGGGCGAGAAGGTCACGATCGACGTTCCCGTCATCGTCACCGGTGAGTCGGCTCCCGGCACCATCGTGAACCAGGACGCGAACACGCTGTCGATCGAGGCAGAGGCCACGCACCTGCCGCAGAACGTCGAGGTCTCGGTCGAGGGTCTCGAAGACGGCGCGCACATCACCGCCGCCGACGTCGCCCTGCCCAAGGGCTCGTCGCTGCTCAGCGACCCCGAGACCCTCGTCGTCGCGATCTCGATCCCGGCTGAAGAGTCGCTCGAGTCCGACGAGGCTGCCGACGCCGGAGCCGAGGCTTCTGCAGAGGAGGCCGCCGCGGAGTGA
- the gndA gene encoding NADP-dependent phosphogluconate dehydrogenase, whose translation MPEASANIGVVGLAVMGSNLARNLASREGNTVAIFNRSYEKTETLVSDHPEAGFIPAATYQEFADSLQKPRTAIIMVKAGGPTDAVIDSLVEVFEPGDIIVDGGNAYFPDTIRREKAVRETGINFVGAGISGGEEGALTGPSIMPGGSDESWITLGPILKSIAAIAEGEPCVTHVGHDGAGHFVKMVHNGIEYADMQLIAEAYDLIRRGTGKSPAEIAEIFAEWNKGELESYLIEITAEVLRQVDAETGKPLVDVILDQAGAKGTGAWTVQTALSLGVPVSGIAEATFARSLSSHPEQREVAASLPGPDEEFTVTDEAAFIEDVRLALYASKIVAYSQGFDEIRAGAAEYGWNIDLGAISKIWRGGCIIRAQFLNRIADAYAAEPGLPVLLTAPYFTEAITRAQAPWRRVVVAAAQAGIPAPAFSSSLSYYDGIRADRLPAALVQGQRDFFGAHTYKRIDKPGTFHTQWSGDRTEIEAEDTH comes from the coding sequence GTGCCCGAAGCATCAGCGAACATCGGAGTCGTCGGACTCGCCGTCATGGGTTCGAACCTCGCCCGCAACCTCGCCAGCCGCGAGGGCAACACGGTGGCGATCTTCAACCGCAGCTACGAGAAGACCGAGACCCTCGTCTCCGATCATCCTGAGGCGGGCTTCATCCCCGCTGCGACCTACCAGGAGTTCGCAGACTCGCTGCAGAAGCCGCGCACCGCGATCATCATGGTCAAGGCCGGCGGCCCGACCGACGCCGTGATCGACTCGCTGGTCGAGGTCTTCGAGCCCGGCGACATCATCGTCGACGGAGGCAACGCGTACTTCCCCGACACGATCCGCCGCGAGAAGGCAGTTCGCGAGACGGGCATCAACTTCGTCGGCGCCGGCATCTCGGGTGGCGAAGAGGGCGCTCTCACCGGCCCGTCGATCATGCCCGGCGGCTCGGACGAGTCGTGGATCACCCTCGGCCCGATCCTCAAGTCGATCGCCGCGATCGCGGAGGGCGAGCCCTGTGTGACGCACGTCGGTCACGACGGCGCCGGACACTTCGTCAAGATGGTGCACAACGGCATCGAGTACGCCGACATGCAGCTGATCGCCGAGGCCTATGACCTCATCCGTCGCGGCACGGGCAAGTCCCCCGCCGAGATCGCCGAGATCTTCGCCGAGTGGAACAAGGGCGAGCTCGAGTCGTACCTGATCGAGATCACCGCCGAGGTGCTGCGTCAGGTGGATGCCGAGACCGGCAAGCCGCTCGTCGACGTCATCCTCGACCAGGCGGGCGCCAAGGGCACCGGCGCGTGGACCGTGCAGACCGCACTGTCGCTCGGCGTCCCGGTCTCCGGCATCGCCGAGGCCACCTTCGCCCGCTCGCTGTCGTCGCACCCCGAGCAGCGCGAGGTCGCCGCGTCGCTGCCCGGCCCCGACGAGGAGTTCACCGTCACCGACGAGGCCGCGTTCATCGAAGACGTCCGCCTCGCTCTCTACGCCTCGAAGATCGTCGCGTACTCGCAGGGCTTCGACGAGATCCGCGCGGGCGCTGCCGAGTACGGGTGGAACATCGACCTCGGCGCGATCAGCAAGATCTGGCGCGGCGGCTGCATCATCCGCGCGCAGTTCCTCAACCGCATCGCCGACGCGTACGCCGCAGAGCCGGGCCTGCCCGTGCTGCTGACGGCGCCGTACTTCACCGAGGCGATCACGCGCGCGCAGGCGCCGTGGCGTCGCGTCGTGGTCGCGGCAGCCCAGGCCGGCATCCCCGCGCCGGCGTTCTCGTCGTCGCTGTCGTACTACGACGGCATCCGCGCCGACCGCCTCCCCGCGGCCCTCGTGCAGGGCCAGCGCGACTTCTTCGGTGCGCACACCTACAAGCGCATCGACAAGCCGGGCACCTTCCACACGCAGTGGTCGGGCGACCGCACCGAGATCGAAGCCGAAGACACGCACTGA